A part of Crassostrea angulata isolate pt1a10 chromosome 5, ASM2561291v2, whole genome shotgun sequence genomic DNA contains:
- the LOC128182898 gene encoding sialomucin core protein 24-like isoform X1 encodes MSRLHFGIVAVVLAVLSFTQCRAEDPVTTVAPVNIIDPKLNCTQYGENQTACCERPSCAFVNCTVNKTTGETHIGCHNLNNDTDTKDAAKICGVNVTAINKTNVCQAPDAKCEDLNQTECCGIQGFGLSCVFVNCTMKAQTNSSAMCMADKEISTKCEKDTNHTVCIPNNDTTTTAAPTTTTAAKTTPAAINTTAVPIKTTTPAPTTPAATNTTAVPVTTTIAPATTTKVTPKPAPSSKTGQHFDAASFIGGMILMGGLIVIIYFGLKFYRARRDRNYRTL; translated from the exons cGGAGGATCCTGTTACCACTGTGGCTCCAGTCAATATTATTG ATCCTAAATTGAACTGTACTCAGTATGGAGAAAACCAAACAGCGTGCTGTGAACGACCAAGCTGTGCCTTCGTGAACTGTACTGTCAACAAGACGACCGGAGAGACCCATATAG GTTGCCACAATCTGAACAATGATACTGATACAAAGGATGCTGCAAAAATCTGCGGAGTAAACGTTACGGCTATCAACAAAACGAATGTGT GTCAAGCTCCAG ATGCAAAATGTGAGGACTTGAACCAGACAGAGTGCTGTGGCATCCAGGGGTTCGGGTTATCCTGTGTCTTTGTCAACTGTACCATGAAAGCACAAACTAATTCCTCAGCCA TGTGTATGGCTGACAAAGAGATTTCAACCAAGTGCGAAAAAGATACAAACCACACTGTTT GCATTCCTAATAATG ACACAACTACAACTGCTGCCCCAACGACGACTACAGCCGCAAAGACAACACCTGCAGCCATAAACACGACAGCTGTACCCATAAAAACGACAACTCCAGCTCCCACGACACCTGCAGCAACAAACACAACCGCTGTACCAGTCACTACCACTATTGCTCCAGCCACAACTACAA AGGTGACTCCTAAACCAGCCCCCAGCAGTAAGACCGGCCAGCATTTTGACGCGGCCTCGTTCATCGGTGGCATGATCCTGATGGGCGGACTCATAGTGATTATCTACTTTGGCCTCAAATTCTACCGGGCTCGACGAGACAGGAACTACCGCACTCTCTGA
- the LOC128182898 gene encoding sialomucin core protein 24-like isoform X2, with protein MSRLHFGIVAVVLAVLSFTQCRAEDPVTTVAPVNIIDPKLNCTQYGENQTACCERPSCAFVNCTVNKTTGETHIGCHNLNNDTDTKDAAKICGVNVTAINKTNVCQAPDAKCEDLNQTECCGIQGFGLSCVFVNCTMKAQTNSSAMCMADKEISTKCEKDTNHTVYTTTTAAPTTTTAAKTTPAAINTTAVPIKTTTPAPTTPAATNTTAVPVTTTIAPATTTKVTPKPAPSSKTGQHFDAASFIGGMILMGGLIVIIYFGLKFYRARRDRNYRTL; from the exons cGGAGGATCCTGTTACCACTGTGGCTCCAGTCAATATTATTG ATCCTAAATTGAACTGTACTCAGTATGGAGAAAACCAAACAGCGTGCTGTGAACGACCAAGCTGTGCCTTCGTGAACTGTACTGTCAACAAGACGACCGGAGAGACCCATATAG GTTGCCACAATCTGAACAATGATACTGATACAAAGGATGCTGCAAAAATCTGCGGAGTAAACGTTACGGCTATCAACAAAACGAATGTGT GTCAAGCTCCAG ATGCAAAATGTGAGGACTTGAACCAGACAGAGTGCTGTGGCATCCAGGGGTTCGGGTTATCCTGTGTCTTTGTCAACTGTACCATGAAAGCACAAACTAATTCCTCAGCCA TGTGTATGGCTGACAAAGAGATTTCAACCAAGTGCGAAAAAGATACAAACCACACTGTTT ACACAACTACAACTGCTGCCCCAACGACGACTACAGCCGCAAAGACAACACCTGCAGCCATAAACACGACAGCTGTACCCATAAAAACGACAACTCCAGCTCCCACGACACCTGCAGCAACAAACACAACCGCTGTACCAGTCACTACCACTATTGCTCCAGCCACAACTACAA AGGTGACTCCTAAACCAGCCCCCAGCAGTAAGACCGGCCAGCATTTTGACGCGGCCTCGTTCATCGGTGGCATGATCCTGATGGGCGGACTCATAGTGATTATCTACTTTGGCCTCAAATTCTACCGGGCTCGACGAGACAGGAACTACCGCACTCTCTGA
- the LOC128182898 gene encoding sialomucin core protein 24-like isoform X3 — MSRLHFGIVAVVLAVLSFTQCRDPKLNCTQYGENQTACCERPSCAFVNCTVNKTTGETHIGCHNLNNDTDTKDAAKICGVNVTAINKTNVCQAPDAKCEDLNQTECCGIQGFGLSCVFVNCTMKAQTNSSAMCMADKEISTKCEKDTNHTVCIPNNDTTTTAAPTTTTAAKTTPAAINTTAVPIKTTTPAPTTPAATNTTAVPVTTTIAPATTTKVTPKPAPSSKTGQHFDAASFIGGMILMGGLIVIIYFGLKFYRARRDRNYRTL, encoded by the exons ATCCTAAATTGAACTGTACTCAGTATGGAGAAAACCAAACAGCGTGCTGTGAACGACCAAGCTGTGCCTTCGTGAACTGTACTGTCAACAAGACGACCGGAGAGACCCATATAG GTTGCCACAATCTGAACAATGATACTGATACAAAGGATGCTGCAAAAATCTGCGGAGTAAACGTTACGGCTATCAACAAAACGAATGTGT GTCAAGCTCCAG ATGCAAAATGTGAGGACTTGAACCAGACAGAGTGCTGTGGCATCCAGGGGTTCGGGTTATCCTGTGTCTTTGTCAACTGTACCATGAAAGCACAAACTAATTCCTCAGCCA TGTGTATGGCTGACAAAGAGATTTCAACCAAGTGCGAAAAAGATACAAACCACACTGTTT GCATTCCTAATAATG ACACAACTACAACTGCTGCCCCAACGACGACTACAGCCGCAAAGACAACACCTGCAGCCATAAACACGACAGCTGTACCCATAAAAACGACAACTCCAGCTCCCACGACACCTGCAGCAACAAACACAACCGCTGTACCAGTCACTACCACTATTGCTCCAGCCACAACTACAA AGGTGACTCCTAAACCAGCCCCCAGCAGTAAGACCGGCCAGCATTTTGACGCGGCCTCGTTCATCGGTGGCATGATCCTGATGGGCGGACTCATAGTGATTATCTACTTTGGCCTCAAATTCTACCGGGCTCGACGAGACAGGAACTACCGCACTCTCTGA
- the LOC128183618 gene encoding uncharacterized protein LOC128183618 — protein MTVNVCELCFTPWRLFMIPVPVSWGVEHEQNAQVDYLALQNAVTSLRVEESGLTIYPSHAFLGATSDGWVYDESMPEGNQKGVLEIKCPYSISNDVITHREVHELVGRKGFCLEESENGPRLMRDHSYYAQIQGEMAIMGCAWGDFVVWTAAEQSNCFVERIYFDPDFCSFMLPKLVEWFISNISPSYIKS, from the exons ATGACTGTTAATGTTTGTGAGTTATGTTTCACTCCCTGGCGACTGTTTATG ATTCCTGTGCCAGTCAGCTGGGGAGTTGAGCATGAGCAGAATGCCCAGGTAGATTACTTGGCCCTCCAGAACGCCGTTACCAGTTTGAGAGTGGAGGAGTCTGGACTCACCATATATCCATCCCATGCATTTCTAGGAGCTACCAGTGATGGATGGGTGTATGATGAGTCCATGCCAGAGGGAAACCAGAAGGGAGTTCTGGAGATAAAGTGTCCGTACTCCATCTCTAATGATGTCATTACACACAGAGAG GTTCACGAGTTGGTAGGGAGGAAAGGTTTTTGTCTTGAGGAGTCAGAGAATGGCCCAAGACTTATGAGGGATCACAGCTACTATGCCCAGATTCAGGGGGAGATGGCCATCATGGGATGCGCATGGGGCGATTTTGTAGTGTGGACTGCAGCTGAGCAGAGCAACTGTTTTGTGGAGCGAATTTATTTTGATCCTGATTTCTGTTCTTTTATGTTGCCAAAACTTGTTGAATGgttcatttcaaatatttcaccCTCATACATTAAATCATAA
- the LOC128182895 gene encoding uncharacterized protein LOC128182895: MVRSCSWYMCTNRDDAKGKEKGISFFRFPKDAKKRRLWVRALNREDFVPTDHSCVCSEHFIFGWHSDDPADENYVPTIFSYKEKPVNAERENRAARRNIQKDFKEAECKQKEQEKRQLSFSTFIHSSYTKSRDEEPSSDTEGLVIEPDDVDIGVRHTRDAGVQCDPDPLLLENLALKSEIRRLQGLQWSVDKIKDDDTKTKFYTGLPSFAVFLWLFNYLVPKCEKMVYWRGTSMTPSERARPRRLMSLEPIDQFLATLMRLKVGLFVEDIAERFGVSVGTYSQYFTTWVCLLYQELRPLNPFPSRDIIQRNMPSCFHSFPNLRVILDCTEIFVQKSSSLVNQNLSFSHYKHHTTIKFLIGITPSGVISLISEGFGGRVSDRQMIEKSLLLDMLEEGDGVMADKGFTIADMLEKKGCSLNIPPFRSSTSQFSSQDVLKTQEIAKLRIHVERAIGRVKNFHIFDGVLSLSLVPLASQMFAVCCWLTNLDVPLVES; this comes from the exons ATGGTGCGAAGCTGTAGT tggtACATGTGTACTAACAGGGACGATGCGAAGGGAAAAGAGAAGGGGATTAGTTTTTTCAG ATTCCCTAAAGATGCAAAGAAACGACGACTCTGGGTGAGAGCTCTGAATAGGGAAGATTTTGTTCCCACTGACCACTCTTGTGTGTGTTCAGAGCACTTTATTTTTGGTTGGCACAGTGATGATCCAGCGGATGAGAATTATGTTCCCACCATATTCTCATACAAGGAGAAACCAGTAAATGCTGAAAGGGAGAACAGAGCAGCCAGAAGAAATATTCAAAAG GACTTCAAGGAAGCAGAGTGTAAGCAGAAGGAGCAAGAGAAGAGACAGTTGAGTTTTTCTACCTTTATTCACTCATCCTACACCAAGAGCAGAGACGAGGAACCCAGCAGTGATACAGAGGGATTGGTGATTGAACCAGATGATGTTGACATTGGGGTCAGACATACAAGAGATGCAG GTGTACAGTGTGATCCAGACCCACTCTTACTAGAAAACCTGGCTTTGAAATCCGAGATTAGAAGGTTGCAAGGTCTACAATGGTCTGTTGACAAGATAAAGGATGATGACACGAAGACAAAATTCTATACTGGACTGCCTAGCTTTGCAGTGTTTTTGTGGTTATTCAA CTATCTAGTGCCTAAGTGTGAGAAGATGGTATATTGGAGAGGTACCTCTATGACCCCTTCGGAGAGGGCACGTCCAAGACGACTGATGTCATTGGAGCCCATAGACCAGTTTCTTGCAACACTGATGAGACTGAAAGTTGGATTGTTTGTCGAAGATATTGCTGAACGCTTTG GAGTTTCTGTTGGAACCTACTCACAGTATTTCACAACCTGGGTCTGCTTGCTTTACCAGGAGTTGAGGCCATTGAACCCCTTTCCTTCCAGGGATATCATTCAAAGGAATATGCCTTCTTGTTTTCATTCTTTCCCTAATTTAAGAGTTATTTTAGATTGTACAGAAATATTTGTTCAGAAATCTAGCAGTCTTGTTAACCAGAATCTCTCTTTTTCACATTATAAGCATCACACAACTATTAAATTTCTTATTGGAATCACTCCATCAGGTGTCATTTCTCTAATTTCAGAAGGATTTGGTGGACGAGTCTCTGATCGACAGATGATTGAAAAATCTCTACTTCTTGACATGCTTGAGGAAGGAGATGGAGTTATGGCAGATAAGGGTTTCACTATTGCAGATATGCTTGAGAAAAAGGGCTGTTCTTTAAATATTCCTCCTTTTCGTTCATCTACTTCACAGTTTTCCTCTCAGGATGTGTTAAAAACTCAAGAAATTGCTAAATTAAGGATTCACGTAGAAAGGGCTATAGGGCGTGTTAAGAATTTTCACATATTTGATGGAGTACTTTCTCTTTCCTTAGTGCCACTGGCGTCTCAGATGTTTGCTGTGTGCTGCTGGCTTACAAACCTTGATGTACCATTAGTTGAAAgctag